From a single Myxocyprinus asiaticus isolate MX2 ecotype Aquarium Trade chromosome 33, UBuf_Myxa_2, whole genome shotgun sequence genomic region:
- the LOC127423861 gene encoding sorting nexin-2-like gives MEEDRESPPLQDAAQTGFTELEDDEDLFISTVSEMQASPTSPEPAHLPAEDISSSSNGPKHEEILLDDDQDDLFAEATEEVSLDSPEHQPILSDGPSPAITPVTPTIMINPRVDSGIFDRLPDEDEDDEENRDTFDIQISVSDPEKVGDGMNAYMVYKVTTKSSHSIFSRDEFSVKRRFSDFLGLHSKLASKYMHVGYIVPPAPEKSIVGMTKVKVGKEDLSSVEFVEKRRSALERYLMRTVKHPALLKDPDVLQFLESSELPRAVSTQALSGAGILRMVNKAADAVNKMTIKMNESDAWFEDKQQQFENLDVQLRKLHASVESLVCHRKELSVNTASFAKSTAMLGNSEDHTALSRALSQLAEVEEKIDQLHQEQAYADFYLFTELLGDYVRLITAVKGVFDQRMKTWAKWQDAQVMLQRKREAEAKLQYANKPDKLQQAKDEIKEWEGKVQQGERDFEQISKNIRREVSRFEKDRVKDFKVVIVKYLESLVHRQQQLIKYWEAFLPEAKAIA, from the exons GCCAGTCCAACATCTCCAGAACCTGCTCACCTGCCAGCAGAAGACATCAGCAGCAGCTCTAATGGACCCAAACACGAGGAGATCTTATTAGATGACGATCAGGACGACCTGTTTGCTG AAGCCACAGAAGAAGTGTCACTGGACAGTCCAGAGCACCAGCCAATCCTGTCAGACGGCCCATCGCCTGCCATCACTCCAGTCACACCCACCATCATGATCAACCCGAGAGTGGACTCGGGCATATTCGATCGATTGCCGGATGAG gatgaagatgatgaagaaaACAGGGACACATTTGACATCCAGATATCAGTGTCTGACCCTGAGAAAGTTG GTGATGGCATGAATGCGTACATGGTCTATAAAGTGACGACCAAG AGCAGCCACTCCATCTTCAGCAGAGATGAGTTCTCAGTCAAGAGGAGATTCAGTGATTTTCTGGGTTTACACAGTAAATTAGCCTCAAAGTACATGCACGTCGGATACATTGTTCCCCCTGCGCCAGAGAAAAGCATTGTGG GAATGACGAAGGTCAAAGTTGGAAAAGAGGATTTGTCATCTGTAGAGTTTGTAGAGAAAAGAAGATCTGCTTTGGAAAG GTATCTGATGCGGACGGTCAAACATCCTGCGCTGCTCAAAGACCCGGATGTTTTACAGTTTCTGGAGAGTTCAGAG CTGCCGCGAGCGGTTAGCACACAGGCGCTGAGCGGAGCCGGCATATTGAGGATGGTAAACAAAGCGGCCGATGCTGTCAACAAAATGACAATCAAGATGAATGAATCGGATGCG TGGTTTGAGGACAAACAGCAGCAGTTTGAGAATCTGGACGTTCAGCTGAGGAAACTTCATGCCAGTGTGGAGTCACTGGTGTGCCACAGGAAGG AGCTGTCTGTGAACACGGCATCATTTGCGAAGAGCACCGCGATGTTGGGAAACTCGGAGGATCACACGGCGCTGTCGCGGGCGCTGTCTCAGCTCGCCGAGGTGGAGGAGAAGATCGATCAACTCCATCAAGAACAAGCGTACGCTGATTTCTACCTGTTTACTGAGCTGCTGGGAGATTACGTCAGACTTATCACTGCAGTCAAA GGCGTGTTTGACCAGCGGATGAAAACATGGGCCAAATGGCAGGATGCTCAGGTGATGCTGCAGCGCAAGAGAGAAGCTGAAGCCAAACTACAGTACGCCAACAAACCCGACAAACTCCAACAGGCCAAAGACGAAATCAAGGAG tgggAAGGTAAAGTACAGCAGGGTGAAAGAGATTTCGAGCAGATCTCAAAAAACATCCGTCGAGAGGTGAGCAGGTTTGAG AAAGACCGAGTGAAGGATTTCAAAGTGGTCATCGTTAAATATCTGGAGTCGCTAGTTCATAGACAACAGCAG CTAATAAAATATTGGGAGGCGTTCTTACCTGAAGCCAAAGCTATTGCATAA